From the genome of Variovorax sp. RA8, one region includes:
- a CDS encoding transglycosylase domain-containing protein, with the protein MARLKTVFWLGAGLAMLAALVALTVDEFKTSRLQSAFWRDLGRDARFSLDAGPSDAIRFPHSGPYDERLGYRQLPEFIERLQARGYEVTQQARMSPRLVELHERGLYGPYREKNQAGLTVRDCRARTLSQSRVPERVYERFEDVPPLLVDALLFVEDRHLLDTQPAQRNPAVDPERFAKATFEQLHRALGARQSASGGSTLATQIEKYRHSPQGRTHSIGDKLRQMASASLRAYQDGEDTQARRRQVVVDYLDTVPLAARPGFGEVHGLGDGLWAWYGRDLAEVNRLLADNAEGAAPSDEALRRQAEAFKQALSLMVAQRRPSQHLLDKGESLGRLTDSYLRLMADAGVIAPSLRDAALQVSLQRSAARQATPRPDFVERKGLNALRGEVSALLEVPRAYDLERLDLEVEGSVDSDAQAIAARALASLRTPAGAKAAGLYGHHLLDPGDDPSHLVYSFTLYERGAQANLPRIQADNIDQPFDVNQGARLDLGSTAKLRTLVSYLELVAELHARWAGRDASGVAAWTPSKRDPLGTWAREYLLRAGDRSLAPMLEAAMQRRYSAGAGEAFFTGGGLHSFSNFDRTRGGPMTVQEAFRHSVNLVFIRVMRDIVRHRMYGDEAVGRQMLDDPSDPGRREMLVLFADREGSAYLTRFHRKYKGKSPAEAEALLLKGVHPSAPRLASVLFTLQPEADEARLDQWLTRRLGRGAGPPRALRAMHNTYSSLSLADRGYVARVHPLELWLVGYLQRRPGATLTEVLDASVQERQDAYAWLFRTRHKSAQDRRIRELLERDAFAQIHRSWQRLGYPFASLTPSYASAIGASGDRPAALAELVGILANDGWRLPQQRVGALHFARGMPYETRLEQRGPAPQQLLAPEVARVARSALADVVNNGTARRLKDAVPDATGRPIELAGKTGTGDHRYQVIGRGGRVIAERKVERTATFVFTLGDRYFGTLVAYVREPYAGRYRFTSALPVQLLKSMMPQLLPVLQREGCATDRG; encoded by the coding sequence GTGGCAAGGCTCAAGACGGTCTTCTGGCTTGGCGCGGGGCTCGCCATGTTGGCCGCGCTCGTCGCCTTGACCGTGGACGAGTTCAAGACCTCCAGGCTGCAGTCGGCCTTTTGGCGCGACCTGGGACGCGATGCGCGCTTCAGCCTGGATGCCGGGCCCAGCGACGCCATCCGCTTCCCCCATTCCGGGCCCTACGACGAGCGGCTCGGCTACCGCCAGCTTCCGGAGTTCATCGAGCGCCTGCAGGCCCGCGGCTACGAGGTGACGCAGCAGGCCCGCATGTCGCCGCGGCTGGTCGAGCTGCACGAGCGCGGCCTCTACGGCCCCTACCGCGAGAAGAACCAGGCCGGCCTGACGGTGCGCGACTGCCGCGCGCGGACCCTGTCGCAATCGCGCGTGCCCGAACGCGTGTACGAACGTTTCGAGGACGTGCCGCCGCTGCTGGTGGACGCCCTGCTCTTCGTCGAGGACCGCCACCTGCTGGACACGCAGCCGGCGCAGCGCAATCCCGCGGTCGACCCCGAGCGCTTCGCGAAGGCGACATTCGAGCAGTTGCACCGGGCGCTCGGTGCGCGGCAATCGGCCTCCGGCGGCAGCACGCTGGCCACCCAGATCGAGAAATACCGCCACTCGCCCCAGGGCCGCACCCACTCGATCGGCGACAAGCTGCGGCAGATGGCATCGGCCTCGCTGCGCGCCTACCAGGACGGCGAAGACACGCAGGCGCGCAGGCGCCAGGTCGTGGTCGACTACCTGGACACCGTGCCGCTGGCCGCGCGGCCGGGATTCGGCGAGGTACATGGCCTCGGCGACGGCCTGTGGGCCTGGTACGGGCGCGACCTCGCCGAGGTCAACCGCCTGCTGGCCGACAACGCCGAGGGGGCCGCGCCGTCCGACGAGGCGCTGCGGCGCCAGGCCGAGGCCTTCAAGCAGGCGCTGTCGCTGATGGTCGCGCAGCGCCGGCCTTCGCAGCACCTGCTGGACAAGGGCGAGAGCCTGGGCCGGCTCACCGACAGCTACCTGCGGCTGATGGCCGACGCGGGCGTCATCGCGCCCTCCCTGCGAGACGCGGCATTGCAGGTCTCCCTGCAGAGGTCGGCCGCACGGCAGGCGACGCCTCGGCCCGACTTCGTCGAGCGCAAGGGGCTGAATGCCCTGCGCGGCGAGGTGTCCGCCTTGCTGGAGGTGCCGCGTGCCTACGACCTCGAGCGGCTCGATCTCGAGGTGGAAGGCAGTGTGGACAGCGACGCGCAGGCGATCGCCGCACGGGCGCTGGCCTCGTTGCGCACCCCGGCGGGCGCGAAGGCGGCAGGGCTGTACGGCCATCACCTGCTCGACCCCGGCGACGACCCGAGCCACCTGGTCTACAGCTTCACCCTCTACGAGCGCGGCGCACAGGCAAACCTGCCGCGCATCCAGGCCGACAACATCGACCAGCCCTTCGACGTGAACCAGGGCGCACGCCTGGACCTCGGCTCCACCGCCAAGCTGCGCACGCTGGTGAGCTACCTCGAACTGGTCGCCGAGCTGCACGCACGCTGGGCCGGGCGCGATGCATCCGGCGTCGCCGCGTGGACGCCGAGCAAGCGCGATCCGCTGGGCACCTGGGCGCGCGAATACCTGCTGCGTGCCGGCGACCGCAGCCTCGCCCCGATGCTGGAGGCGGCGATGCAGCGGCGCTACTCGGCAGGCGCGGGCGAGGCCTTCTTCACCGGCGGCGGCCTGCACAGCTTCAGCAATTTCGATCGCACGCGCGGCGGGCCGATGACCGTGCAGGAAGCCTTCAGGCACTCGGTCAACCTGGTGTTCATCCGCGTGATGCGCGACATCGTGCGCCACCGGATGTACGGCGACGAAGCCGTCGGGCGCCAGATGCTGGATGATCCGTCCGACCCGGGCCGGCGGGAGATGCTGGTCCTCTTCGCCGATCGCGAGGGCTCTGCCTATCTGACGCGCTTCCACCGGAAGTACAAGGGCAAGTCGCCCGCCGAGGCCGAAGCACTGCTGCTCAAGGGCGTGCATCCATCGGCACCGCGTCTCGCGAGCGTGCTTTTCACCCTCCAACCCGAGGCCGACGAGGCGCGGCTCGACCAGTGGCTCACCCGCCGCCTCGGGCGCGGTGCAGGCCCGCCGCGCGCGCTGCGTGCGATGCACAACACGTATTCGAGCCTTTCGCTGGCCGACCGCGGCTACGTGGCGCGCGTGCATCCGCTGGAGCTGTGGCTAGTCGGCTACCTGCAGCGCCGTCCCGGCGCGACGCTCACCGAGGTGCTGGACGCGAGCGTGCAGGAACGGCAGGACGCCTACGCATGGCTCTTCAGGACGCGCCACAAGAGCGCACAGGACCGGCGCATCCGCGAGCTGCTCGAGCGCGATGCCTTCGCCCAGATCCATCGCTCATGGCAGCGCCTGGGCTATCCCTTCGCCTCGCTGACTCCCTCGTACGCCAGCGCGATCGGCGCCTCGGGCGACCGGCCGGCAGCGCTGGCCGAGTTGGTCGGCATCCTGGCGAACGACGGCTGGCGGTTGCCGCAGCAGCGGGTAGGCGCGCTGCACTTCGCGCGCGGCATGCCCTACGAGACGCGGCTCGAGCAGCGCGGCCCGGCCCCGCAACAGCTGTTGGCGCCGGAAGTGGCGCGGGTCGCACGTAGCGCATTGGCCGACGTGGTGAACAACGGGACCGCGCGGCGCCTCAAGGATGCCGTGCCGGATGCGACGGGGCGCCCCATCGAGCTCGCCGGCAAGACCGGCACCGGCGACCACCGCTACCAGGTCATCGGACGCGGCGGGCGTGTGATCGCGGAACGCAAGGTCGAACGCACGGCCACCTTCGTCTTCACGCTCGGCGACCGCTATTTCGGCACGCTCGTGGCCTACGTGCGCGAGCCGTACGCAGGGCGCTACCGCTTCACCAGTGCGCTGCCGGTGCAGTTGCTCAAGTCGATGATGCCGCAGCTGCTTCCGGTTCTCCAGCGCGAGGGCTGCGCCACCGATCGCGGCTGA
- a CDS encoding alpha/beta fold hydrolase produces the protein MPCLVLLPGLACDERLWEAQLSALPAGIDVRVSDVHMRHPSIEAMAEAVLREHEGPLVLCGASMGGMIAMEAARQVPGRIAGLALLGTNPRPETPEMVELRASAIELFEQGEARDVIQFNAGFAFHPKQAGDAALVRRYVELVLDAGAQQLISQNRALMARPDQRPSLASLHCPVLVVCGDADRLTPPECSQEIAQLVPRAELVWIENCGHMLTMEKPAEVNAALMPWLQRLVA, from the coding sequence ATGCCCTGTCTTGTCCTGTTGCCCGGCCTCGCCTGCGACGAGCGCCTCTGGGAAGCCCAGCTGTCCGCCCTGCCCGCCGGCATCGACGTTCGCGTGAGCGACGTCCACATGCGCCACCCGAGCATCGAGGCCATGGCCGAGGCCGTGCTGCGCGAGCATGAAGGCCCGCTGGTCCTCTGCGGCGCCTCGATGGGCGGCATGATCGCGATGGAGGCCGCGCGCCAGGTGCCCGGGCGCATCGCAGGCCTCGCGCTGCTGGGCACCAATCCGCGGCCCGAGACGCCCGAGATGGTCGAGCTGCGCGCCTCGGCGATCGAGCTCTTCGAGCAGGGCGAGGCGCGCGACGTGATCCAGTTCAATGCGGGCTTCGCCTTCCATCCCAAGCAGGCCGGCGATGCCGCGCTGGTGCGGCGCTATGTGGAGCTCGTGCTCGATGCGGGCGCGCAGCAGCTCATCAGCCAGAACCGTGCGCTGATGGCACGGCCGGACCAGCGTCCCTCGCTCGCGTCGCTGCACTGCCCGGTGCTGGTGGTCTGCGGCGATGCCGATCGCCTGACCCCCCCCGAGTGCTCACAGGAGATCGCGCAGTTGGTGCCGCGGGCCGAGCTCGTGTGGATCGAGAACTGCGGCCACATGCTGACCATGGAGAAGCCTGCCGAGGTCAATGCCGCGCTGATGCCGTGGCTGCAGCGCCTGGTGGCCTGA
- the lpdA gene encoding dihydrolipoyl dehydrogenase — MAQTSHSVEVKVPDIGDFKDVAIIELLVKPGEVIAVDTGLVMVESDKASMEIPSSHAGTVKELKVALGDKVSEGSVILVVETSAAGPAVAPTPAPAPAAAAASVAAAPAPTAGSYAGKADIECEVLVLGAGPGGYSAAFRSADLGMKTVLVERYATLGGVCLNVGCIPSKALLHTAGVMDEVKLLGKHGIKYAAPEVDIDALRSFKDGVVKKLTGGLAGMAKARKVEVITGVGAFLDPHHVEVVGQGGAKKVVKFAKAIIAAGSQSVKLPFMPEDERIVDSTGALLLKGIPKRMLVVGGGIIGLEMATVYSTLGTRIDVVEMLDGLMQGADRDLVKVWEKFNTPRFDNVMLQTKTVGGKATKAGIEVSFEGEKAPKEPQVYDLVLVAVGRSPNGKKIAADKAGVAVTERGFIDVDKQMRTNVPHIFAIGDVVGQPMLAHKAVHEAHVAAEAAHGEAAFFDARQIPSVAYTDPEVAWAGKTEEQCKAEGLKIGKAVFPWAASGRAIANGRDEGFTKLIFDEATHRIVGGGIVGTHAGDLIGELCLAIEMGCEPDDIGKTIHPHPTLGESIGMAAELFEGVCTDLPPVKKK, encoded by the coding sequence ATGGCACAAACCTCGCATTCGGTGGAAGTCAAGGTCCCCGACATCGGCGACTTCAAGGATGTCGCGATCATCGAGCTGCTGGTCAAGCCCGGCGAGGTCATCGCGGTCGATACCGGCCTGGTCATGGTGGAGTCCGACAAGGCCTCGATGGAGATTCCGTCGAGCCATGCGGGCACTGTGAAGGAGCTGAAGGTCGCGCTGGGCGACAAGGTGAGCGAAGGCTCGGTCATCCTGGTGGTCGAAACATCGGCAGCCGGTCCCGCCGTGGCGCCGACCCCTGCGCCCGCACCGGCAGCTGCCGCAGCATCGGTCGCCGCCGCTCCCGCACCCACGGCCGGCAGCTACGCCGGCAAGGCCGACATCGAGTGCGAAGTGCTCGTGCTCGGCGCCGGGCCCGGCGGCTATTCGGCCGCGTTCCGCAGCGCCGACCTCGGCATGAAGACGGTGCTGGTGGAGCGCTACGCCACGCTCGGCGGCGTGTGCCTCAACGTCGGCTGCATCCCCTCGAAGGCGCTGCTGCACACGGCCGGCGTGATGGACGAGGTAAAGCTGCTCGGAAAGCACGGCATCAAGTACGCCGCGCCCGAGGTCGACATCGATGCGCTGCGCAGCTTCAAGGACGGTGTCGTCAAGAAGCTCACCGGCGGCCTGGCAGGCATGGCGAAGGCGCGCAAGGTCGAGGTCATCACCGGTGTCGGCGCCTTCCTCGATCCGCACCACGTCGAGGTGGTTGGCCAGGGCGGCGCGAAGAAAGTGGTGAAGTTCGCCAAGGCCATCATCGCCGCGGGCTCGCAGTCCGTGAAACTGCCCTTCATGCCCGAGGACGAGCGCATCGTCGATTCCACCGGCGCGCTGCTGCTCAAGGGCATTCCGAAGCGCATGCTGGTGGTCGGCGGCGGCATCATCGGGCTGGAGATGGCGACCGTCTACTCGACGCTCGGCACGCGCATCGACGTGGTCGAGATGCTCGACGGCCTCATGCAGGGCGCCGACCGCGACCTCGTCAAGGTGTGGGAGAAGTTCAACACGCCGCGCTTCGACAACGTCATGCTCCAGACCAAGACGGTCGGCGGCAAGGCCACCAAGGCCGGCATCGAAGTCAGCTTCGAAGGCGAGAAGGCACCGAAGGAGCCGCAGGTCTACGACCTGGTGCTCGTGGCCGTGGGCCGCAGCCCCAACGGCAAGAAGATCGCCGCCGACAAGGCCGGCGTGGCCGTCACCGAGCGCGGCTTCATCGATGTCGACAAGCAGATGCGCACCAACGTTCCGCACATCTTCGCCATCGGCGACGTCGTCGGCCAGCCCATGCTCGCCCACAAGGCGGTGCACGAGGCGCACGTGGCGGCCGAGGCGGCGCACGGCGAGGCGGCGTTCTTCGACGCGCGGCAGATTCCCTCGGTGGCCTACACCGATCCCGAGGTTGCCTGGGCCGGCAAGACCGAGGAGCAGTGCAAGGCCGAGGGCCTGAAGATCGGCAAGGCCGTGTTCCCCTGGGCCGCATCGGGCCGTGCCATCGCCAACGGGCGCGACGAGGGCTTCACCAAGCTGATCTTCGACGAGGCCACCCACCGCATTGTCGGCGGCGGCATCGTCGGAACGCATGCGGGCGACCTGATCGGCGAGCTGTGCCTGGCCATCGAGATGGGCTGCGAGCCCGACGACATCGGCAAGACCATCCACCCGCACCCCACGCTCGGTGAATCCATCGGCATGGCGGCCGAGCTCTTCGAGGGCGTCTGCACCGACCTGCCTCCGGTGAAGAAGAAGTAG
- the aceE gene encoding pyruvate dehydrogenase (acetyl-transferring), homodimeric type, whose translation MSTMGDTDPTETGEWIDALGAVQQHRGSERANFILNRLVDEGRRDGVYVPRSLNTAYKNTIPPEKEEKSPGNREIEHRLRSIIRWNAMAIILRANKDSSELGGHIASFQSAATLYDIGFGHFWHAATDTHGGDLLFIQGHSSPGIYARAFLEGRLSEQQLLNYRQEAEGIGIPSYPHPWLMPDFWQFPTVSMGLGPLMAIYQARFLKYLQGRGLADTAPRKVWAFMGDGEMDEPESLGAISLAGRESLDNLVFVINCNLQRLDGPVRGNGKIVQELESVFRGAGWNVIKVLWGSGWDALLAKDRSGKLLQRMEECVDGEYQDFKSKSGAYVREHFFGKYDETRALVADMSDDEIWGLTRGGHDPEKVFAAYAAAVKHKGQPTLILPKTVKGYGMGESGEGQMIAHQAKKMTQDALRGFRDRFQIPVSDEELPDVPFIRLAEDSPEMKYLRERRAALGGYLPQRRRKSTALEIPPLATFERLLKDTGEREISTTMAFVQMLGTLVRDKAIGKHVVPIVPDESRTFGMEGMFRQLGIWSSLGQLYKPQDADQLMYYRESKDGQVLQEGINEGGAMSSWIVAATSYSTNNVPMIPFYIYYSMFGLQRVGDLAWLAGDMRARGFLLGGTAGRTTLNGEGLQHEDGHSHILAGTIPNCVSYDPTFAYEVVAIVRDGMRRMYAEQEDVYYYITLMNENYPHPAMPEGSEAGILKGLYQLSDGGKTPKKGQRVQLMGSGTILREVMYAAELLKKDFGIAADVWSATSYNELRRDGMAAERWSRLHPTEPAHKSHVEQCLQGHDGPVIAATDYMRNYADQVREYVQAAGRRYTVLGTDGFGRSDYRRKLRRFFEVDRWHVVVAALKALADDGVLKPAIVAEAIAKYGLDAERAAPWTV comes from the coding sequence ATGAGCACCATGGGTGACACTGACCCCACGGAAACTGGCGAATGGATCGACGCGCTCGGCGCTGTTCAACAGCATCGCGGCAGCGAGCGCGCGAATTTCATCCTGAATCGCCTCGTCGACGAGGGCCGCCGCGACGGCGTATACGTGCCCCGCTCGCTGAACACCGCCTACAAGAACACCATCCCTCCCGAGAAGGAGGAAAAGTCGCCCGGCAACCGCGAGATCGAACACCGCCTGCGCTCGATCATTCGCTGGAACGCGATGGCGATCATCCTGCGCGCCAACAAGGATTCGTCCGAGCTCGGCGGCCACATCGCGAGCTTCCAGTCGGCGGCCACGCTCTATGACATCGGCTTCGGCCACTTCTGGCATGCCGCCACCGACACGCACGGCGGCGACCTGCTCTTCATCCAGGGCCACAGCTCGCCCGGCATCTATGCGCGCGCATTCCTCGAAGGCCGCCTGAGCGAGCAGCAGTTGCTCAACTACCGCCAGGAGGCCGAGGGCATCGGCATCCCGTCGTACCCGCACCCCTGGCTCATGCCCGACTTCTGGCAGTTCCCCACCGTCTCGATGGGCCTGGGCCCGCTGATGGCGATCTACCAGGCGCGCTTCCTCAAGTACCTGCAGGGGCGCGGCCTCGCCGACACGGCGCCGCGCAAGGTCTGGGCCTTCATGGGCGACGGCGAGATGGACGAGCCCGAATCGCTCGGCGCCATCTCGCTCGCGGGCCGCGAGAGCCTGGACAACCTGGTGTTCGTCATCAACTGCAACCTGCAGCGCCTCGACGGGCCGGTGCGCGGCAACGGCAAGATCGTGCAGGAGCTCGAGAGCGTGTTCCGCGGCGCCGGCTGGAACGTCATCAAGGTCCTCTGGGGCAGCGGCTGGGACGCGCTGCTCGCCAAGGACAGGAGCGGCAAGCTGCTGCAGCGCATGGAAGAGTGCGTCGACGGCGAATACCAGGACTTCAAGAGCAAGAGCGGCGCCTATGTGCGCGAGCACTTCTTCGGCAAGTACGACGAGACCCGCGCGCTGGTTGCCGACATGAGCGACGACGAGATCTGGGGTCTGACGCGCGGCGGCCACGACCCTGAAAAGGTCTTCGCCGCCTACGCTGCGGCCGTCAAGCACAAGGGCCAGCCCACGCTGATCCTGCCCAAGACGGTGAAGGGCTACGGCATGGGCGAATCGGGCGAGGGCCAGATGATCGCGCACCAGGCCAAGAAGATGACGCAGGACGCGCTGCGCGGTTTCCGCGATCGCTTCCAGATCCCGGTGTCCGACGAGGAGCTGCCCGACGTGCCGTTCATCCGGCTCGCCGAAGACAGCCCCGAGATGAAGTACCTGCGCGAGCGCCGCGCCGCCCTCGGCGGCTACCTGCCGCAGCGCCGCCGCAAGTCGACCGCGCTCGAGATTCCGCCGCTGGCCACCTTCGAGCGCCTGCTCAAGGACACCGGCGAGCGCGAGATCTCCACCACCATGGCCTTCGTGCAGATGCTCGGCACGCTGGTGCGCGACAAGGCCATCGGCAAGCACGTGGTGCCCATCGTGCCCGACGAGTCGCGCACCTTCGGCATGGAGGGCATGTTCCGCCAGCTCGGCATCTGGTCCTCGCTCGGCCAGCTCTACAAGCCGCAGGATGCCGACCAGCTCATGTACTACCGCGAGTCGAAGGACGGGCAGGTGCTGCAGGAAGGCATCAACGAGGGCGGCGCGATGTCCAGCTGGATCGTCGCGGCGACCTCGTACAGCACGAACAACGTGCCGATGATCCCGTTCTACATCTACTACTCGATGTTCGGCCTGCAGCGCGTGGGCGATCTGGCCTGGCTGGCCGGCGACATGCGTGCGCGCGGCTTCCTGCTGGGCGGCACCGCGGGACGCACCACGCTCAACGGCGAGGGCCTGCAGCACGAGGACGGCCACAGCCACATCCTGGCCGGGACCATCCCCAACTGCGTCTCGTACGACCCCACCTTCGCCTACGAGGTGGTAGCGATCGTGCGCGACGGCATGCGCCGCATGTACGCCGAGCAGGAGGACGTCTACTACTACATCACCCTGATGAACGAGAACTACCCCCACCCCGCCATGCCCGAGGGCAGCGAGGCGGGCATTCTCAAGGGCCTCTACCAGCTCAGCGACGGCGGCAAGACACCAAAGAAGGGCCAGCGCGTGCAGCTCATGGGCAGCGGCACCATCCTGCGCGAGGTGATGTACGCGGCCGAGTTGCTCAAGAAGGACTTCGGCATCGCAGCCGACGTGTGGAGCGCGACCAGCTACAACGAGCTGCGCCGCGACGGCATGGCCGCCGAGCGCTGGAGCCGGCTGCACCCCACCGAGCCCGCGCACAAGAGCCATGTCGAGCAATGCCTCCAAGGGCACGACGGCCCCGTGATCGCGGCTACCGACTACATGCGCAACTACGCCGACCAGGTGCGCGAGTACGTGCAGGCCGCAGGCCGGCGCTACACGGTGCTGGGCACCGACGGCTTCGGCCGCAGCGACTACCGCCGCAAGCTGCGCCGCTTCTTCGAGGTCGACCGCTGGCACGTCGTGGTGGCCGCGCTCAAGGCGCTGGCCGACGACGGCGTGCTCAAGCCGGCCATCGTTGCCGAGGCGATCGCGAAGTACGGGCTCGATGCCGAGCGCGCCGCCCCCTGGACCGTCTGA
- a CDS encoding tetratricopeptide repeat protein, producing the protein MQDSLGNPITVTDPAGLRAVNDFVEGFIACEARAADVLAAAQDDSPLVQAYCATLHLFAESRDAVPNARPFLERARAGASHASPRERRYIEAVSAWAEGDIARAIALHHEQAREHPRDLASLKLGQYHCFNIGDCPGMLRLALAALPAATDVPYLHGMAAFGYEQCHLLREAEASARRAIAMERKEPWAHHALGHVMLTEGRLAEGLDFMRGVSDSWVGLNSFMVTHNWWHVALFLIDLGRDAEALAVYDEQVWGVAKDYAQDQIGAVSLLARLALADIDVGERWQALAGYLTPRLDDHVLPFLDLQYLYGLARAGRPEAERLLHNIEIFAPRAAPSTRAAWQRVAVPAARGLLAHARGDAAGAVEGLGQALPRLVEIGGSHAQRDLFEQLYLDALIATGTAAALASAQGLLQQQVNAQPESRRLRRQADKVYASLGLPQLASNAISESPRQSFHAQ; encoded by the coding sequence ATGCAAGACAGCCTGGGCAACCCCATCACCGTGACCGACCCTGCCGGCCTGCGCGCGGTCAACGACTTCGTCGAGGGCTTCATCGCCTGCGAGGCGCGCGCGGCCGACGTGCTGGCGGCCGCGCAGGACGACAGCCCTCTCGTGCAGGCCTACTGCGCGACGCTGCACCTGTTCGCCGAATCGCGCGATGCCGTGCCCAATGCGCGCCCCTTCCTCGAACGCGCGCGGGCCGGCGCCTCCCACGCCAGCCCGCGCGAGCGGCGCTACATCGAAGCCGTCTCGGCCTGGGCCGAGGGCGACATCGCGCGCGCCATCGCCTTGCACCACGAGCAGGCCCGCGAGCATCCGCGCGACCTGGCCTCGCTCAAGCTGGGGCAGTACCACTGCTTCAACATCGGCGACTGCCCCGGCATGCTGCGGCTCGCGCTGGCGGCGCTGCCGGCCGCGACCGATGTGCCCTACCTGCACGGCATGGCAGCCTTCGGCTACGAGCAATGCCACCTGCTGCGCGAAGCCGAAGCCAGCGCACGCCGCGCGATCGCGATGGAGCGCAAGGAACCCTGGGCCCACCATGCGCTCGGGCATGTGATGCTGACCGAGGGTCGGCTCGCCGAGGGTCTGGACTTCATGCGTGGCGTGAGCGACAGCTGGGTCGGGCTGAACTCCTTCATGGTCACGCACAACTGGTGGCATGTGGCGCTGTTCCTGATCGACCTGGGCCGCGATGCCGAGGCGCTCGCCGTCTACGACGAGCAGGTGTGGGGCGTGGCCAAGGACTACGCGCAGGACCAGATCGGCGCCGTGTCGCTGCTCGCGCGCCTCGCGCTCGCCGATATCGACGTGGGCGAGCGCTGGCAGGCGCTGGCCGGCTATCTGACGCCGCGGCTCGACGACCATGTGCTGCCCTTCCTCGACCTGCAGTACCTCTACGGCCTGGCGCGCGCCGGCCGGCCCGAGGCCGAGCGCCTGCTGCACAACATCGAAATCTTCGCGCCGCGGGCCGCGCCTTCGACGCGAGCCGCCTGGCAGCGCGTGGCGGTACCCGCCGCCCGTGGCCTGCTGGCCCATGCGCGAGGCGACGCCGCCGGCGCCGTCGAGGGGCTGGGCCAAGCGCTGCCGCGCCTGGTGGAAATCGGCGGCAGCCATGCGCAGCGTGACCTCTTCGAGCAGTTGTACCTCGACGCCCTGATCGCCACCGGAACCGCAGCGGCGCTGGCGAGCGCCCAGGGTCTTCTGCAGCAGCAGGTCAACGCCCAGCCGGAATCCCGGCGCCTGCGGCGCCAGGCCGACAAGGTCTACGCATCGCTGGGACTGCCGCAACTGGCGTCCAACGCCATCAGCGAATCACCCAGGCAGTCCTTCCATGCCCAATGA
- a CDS encoding SPW repeat protein, giving the protein MFQLKHWQDPVNGALGAWLLLSPWILGYAGEAAAMPNAVIVGIALIATALGAMLLPRAWEEWTEAALGLWLMASPWVLRFNGNADAMLTAVITGLVVLVLAAWTLLTDEEYSRWWHRAAH; this is encoded by the coding sequence ATGTTCCAACTGAAACATTGGCAAGACCCGGTGAACGGGGCGCTGGGTGCCTGGCTGCTTCTTTCGCCCTGGATCCTGGGCTATGCCGGCGAGGCGGCCGCGATGCCCAACGCGGTGATCGTCGGCATCGCGCTGATCGCCACTGCGCTCGGCGCCATGCTGCTTCCCCGCGCCTGGGAGGAGTGGACCGAGGCGGCGCTCGGCCTGTGGCTGATGGCGTCGCCCTGGGTGCTGCGCTTCAACGGCAACGCCGACGCGATGCTCACCGCGGTCATCACGGGCCTGGTGGTGCTGGTGCTGGCGGCGTGGACTTTGCTGACCGACGAGGAATACAGCCGTTGGTGGCATCGCGCCGCGCACTGA
- a CDS encoding histidine phosphatase family protein: MSTELILIRHGETDWNRELRFQGHIDVPLNDTGHEQARRLGLRLARESVQYLVSSDLLRAQQTAAPAAQQLGLDVVGSVELREQNFGLVEGMRADEIQRLHPRAWEDWLKFSEDHRMPEGESPREFHARIIDALGRIAAAHEQQTVMVVTHGGVLDMVWRTAKGLGLNGPRQSAIPNAGFNRIRIADAAAPAQIEIVDWADTAHLDGMPAQPNYDQRRHLGKS; encoded by the coding sequence ATGTCCACAGAACTCATCCTGATCCGCCACGGCGAGACCGACTGGAATCGCGAGCTGCGCTTCCAGGGCCACATCGACGTTCCCCTCAACGACACCGGCCACGAGCAGGCACGCCGGCTGGGCCTGCGGCTCGCGCGCGAATCGGTCCAGTACCTCGTCAGCAGCGACCTCTTGCGAGCGCAGCAGACGGCAGCGCCGGCGGCGCAGCAGCTCGGACTCGACGTCGTCGGTTCGGTGGAGTTGCGCGAGCAGAACTTCGGACTGGTCGAGGGCATGCGGGCCGACGAGATCCAGCGCCTGCACCCGCGCGCCTGGGAAGACTGGCTCAAGTTCAGCGAGGACCACCGCATGCCCGAGGGCGAGTCGCCGCGCGAGTTTCATGCGCGCATCATCGACGCGCTGGGCCGCATCGCGGCGGCGCACGAGCAGCAGACGGTGATGGTGGTGACGCACGGCGGGGTGCTCGACATGGTCTGGCGCACCGCGAAGGGACTGGGGCTCAACGGGCCGCGCCAGAGCGCAATCCCCAATGCGGGATTCAACCGCATCCGCATCGCCGATGCCGCTGCGCCTGCGCAGATCGAGATCGTCGACTGGGCCGATACCGCTCATCTCGACGGCATGCCGGCGCAGCCCAACTACGACCAGCGGCGGCATCTGGGCAAGTCATGA